One Helicobacter sp. MIT 05-5293 DNA window includes the following coding sequences:
- a CDS encoding site-specific integrase: MKIHKINSYSRNDIIYIDATLADVGRLRFSTKLRATKENLATVLLEGKNLVYEYLGQNKQQHQQKLTFAVIGEAFLDEQPYLKHQTLLKYKSNLKSIVAYFGSKDLRLITQEQVKAYAQANHTASAKINFLNRLITFAKDTHKLNIKPIRFRKHINQAELQRQILPLSLDEIKLILSVCQDHYFKLFLQVAIFTGMRTGELFALTFDDVDFENDKICVCKSQERARKVITSTKTHKSRYIDMLPLAKAALLELERIHKTTAQRSEMIFTFTPENALFKWHTLLESLNLAKRPLYQTRHTFATLMLTHNEEILWISAMLGHKSLSTTLDYYVKYLPQAKKRATFLDDAFQGGI; the protein is encoded by the coding sequence ATGAAAATACACAAAATCAATTCCTACAGCAGGAACGATATTATTTATATAGATGCGACATTGGCAGATGTGGGACGCTTGCGTTTTAGCACAAAATTACGAGCGACAAAAGAAAATCTCGCTACAGTCTTACTAGAGGGCAAGAATCTTGTCTATGAATATCTGGGGCAAAATAAGCAACAACACCAACAGAAGCTTACTTTTGCTGTGATAGGCGAGGCATTCCTTGATGAGCAACCCTATCTCAAACACCAAACATTACTCAAATACAAATCCAACCTTAAAAGCATCGTTGCATACTTTGGGAGCAAAGATTTAAGACTTATCACGCAAGAGCAAGTCAAAGCCTACGCACAAGCTAATCATACTGCTTCTGCAAAAATTAATTTTCTCAACAGACTTATCACCTTTGCGAAAGATACGCACAAGCTCAACATAAAGCCGATACGATTTAGAAAGCACATCAATCAGGCAGAGCTACAAAGACAAATCCTACCTCTTAGCCTCGATGAAATCAAGCTCATTTTGTCCGTTTGCCAAGATCACTATTTTAAGCTTTTTTTGCAAGTGGCTATTTTTACAGGTATGCGCACAGGAGAGCTGTTCGCACTGACCTTTGATGATGTGGATTTTGAAAATGATAAAATCTGTGTGTGCAAATCCCAAGAGCGCGCAAGGAAAGTCATCACTTCCACGAAAACGCACAAATCCCGTTATATAGATATGCTCCCTTTAGCCAAAGCCGCCCTTTTGGAGTTGGAGCGCATACACAAAACTACGGCACAGAGAAGTGAAATGATTTTCACCTTTACCCCCGAAAATGCCTTATTCAAATGGCATACTTTACTTGAATCTCTAAATCTCGCCAAACGCCCACTTTATCAGACCCGACACACCTTTGCGACCCTTATGCTTACGCACAATGAGGAGATTCTGTGGATAAGCGCAATGCTAGGACATAAATCCTTAAGCACTACGCTTGATTATTATGTCAAATATCTCCCTCAAGCAAAAAAGCGCGCAACATTTTTAGATGATGCGTTTCAAGGAGGCATATAA